GGCATCGGCGATCTCGACGGCGCGCGCCACGGTGTCGTAGACAGTTCCGCCGGCCAGTCCTGCCCCAGCGCGGCGCGCGCCGACCGTCGCGACACCTGCGACGACCGCGTCCTCGTAAGTGTCGCTCGCGGCGTGCTCGCCCCGCTCGGCGAGCACGATGAGGTCGAACACCGAGGGCCGGGCGAGATCACCGCGCGTCACGATCGGTTCCGCTGGACCACCCCGGCCCATCGCCACGATCACCGGACGCAGTCCTCGGGCGACGGCGTGACGAGCCAACGCGGCGGACATCGCCGTCTTGCCGGTGCGCTTTCCGGTTCCGATCACCGCGACCACCGGGCGCGCCGTCAGCGGCGGACGCGGCGGCGGGTCAAACCGGAAGTCGGCTCCCACATACGGCACCCCACGCGCCAAAGAGATCGAAGCAAGCACGAACCGCCCCCGGGTATCGACAACGGGAGCGTCGGATACGTCGAGGACCACCTCGGGACGGTAAGAATCCAGTGCATCGGCGAGCGACTCGCGCTGTGACGGACCACCCACCACCGGCACGCTCCCCAAATCCAGCGGCGCGCGCAGTTTCTCTCCGCCCCCGAGATTGACCGCCGCAACGATCTCGAAGCCGCGCGCGCGCAAGGACTCGAGTGCATCCATTGTGACGGGCGGGTAGTGCTCGCCGTCGACCAGAACGAGCGCGCGCGTCACGCCGGCGACGTCTCCGACAACGACTCCAACTCGCGGTGGTGCTGCTCGCCGGTCACAACGTTGAAATGAGCAAGCAACGTATCCGGCCCGAACGGGTGCTTCTGGTGAATCTTGACCGTGTCCTCGACGTATTCGATGACATTGTAGGCAGGACGCGTGTGTCCGCGCAGACGCAGACTCGAGCACGTCCCCGCGTTCGACACGTACAGCGATTCCAAACGCCACACGTAGGGAACATGCTTGTGCCCGGTGAGCGCGAGGTTGACGCCGCTACGGATGAGAACCTCGAGCAGATCACCGGCATCGGCTACCGTAGATCGTTCTCGCCCGGTTCCAGGGACCGGCAGCAGGTGATGATGGTGAGCGTAGATGCGGAACCGGGCCGGCGCTGAGAACTGCTCGACTATCCAAGGGTATCGTTCACGCCCCACTTGACCCTCGGCAAGGTCGGGTTCGCTCGAATCCACGCCGACGACGATTACGCCTTCCGGCAATTCCCGCCGCCAATGCCTCGGGCCGATCAAATCCTCGAAGTGCACGTACCCCACGTTCTTGGCGTCGTGATTCCCCGGAACCGCGACAACAGGACTGTCGAATTGCGCAAGATACGCCGCGGCCGTCTTGTACTCCCCGCGAAGTCCCTCGTTGGTGACATCGCCGGTATGGACAATCAGGTCCGGCTTCAACTCGTTCACCTCAGCGATGACACGGTTCATCAAGTTGGGAACGAAATGCGGCGAGCCGACATGGGAGTCACTGATGTGCGCGATCGTCACCAATGGCCTCACTCCTCCATGACGACGCGCAACGAACCGAG
This is a stretch of genomic DNA from Actinomycetota bacterium. It encodes these proteins:
- a CDS encoding 2,3-diphosphoglycerate synthetase; amino-acid sequence: MTRALVLVDGEHYPPVTMDALESLRARGFEIVAAVNLGGGEKLRAPLDLGSVPVVGGPSQRESLADALDSYRPEVVLDVSDAPVVDTRGRFVLASISLARGVPYVGADFRFDPPPRPPLTARPVVAVIGTGKRTGKTAMSAALARHAVARGLRPVIVAMGRGGPAEPIVTRGDLARPSVFDLIVLAERGEHAASDTYEDAVVAGVATVGARRAGAGLAGGTVYDTVARAVEIADAMSPDVIILEGSGTAIPPARAGATLLVAGPAPPGDLTVGLGPFRLLIADLVVVTMAEEPLHSSETLSALTSSVSEFAAGVSVVRTVFRPAPVGSVRGKRILFATTAPEHAGPVLIRHLEQVHGAEVVGTTHRLADRSRLSEDLRRAEGTYEVLLTELKAAAVDVAARAAVASGAEVVFADNIPVAVDGDLAAAFDAVLARAGVRG
- a CDS encoding metallophosphoesterase; translated protein: MTIAHISDSHVGSPHFVPNLMNRVIAEVNELKPDLIVHTGDVTNEGLRGEYKTAAAYLAQFDSPVVAVPGNHDAKNVGYVHFEDLIGPRHWRRELPEGVIVVGVDSSEPDLAEGQVGRERYPWIVEQFSAPARFRIYAHHHHLLPVPGTGRERSTVADAGDLLEVLIRSGVNLALTGHKHVPYVWRLESLYVSNAGTCSSLRLRGHTRPAYNVIEYVEDTVKIHQKHPFGPDTLLAHFNVVTGEQHHRELESLSETSPA